The window GTTTACCAGCAACGTAAAGTTCTAGTATACCTGAGTTTATATAGTCGTTAATGTTCATATTATAATACGGCTTCTCTTAATTCTTTTATACAATTTCTATTCCTAGTCTTTATTGTACCTATTGGCATATCTAATTCTTCAGAAGCTTCTTTTTGTGTGAAACCTTTAAAGTATAATAGCTCAATAACTTCAATACATTTTTTAGCTAGTTTATCGACAAATTTTTTGATACCAATGGCATCTGTACTATTGTCTAAGCTATCTTGTGACTGTATGATATCTACGAAAAAATCGGAGTTAAGGTTTTTATTAGAGTTTTTAAAAGCTTTAGATCTAGTTTTATCTATTGCTGCATTTCTAGCAATATTAATTAACCAGGTGAAAAATCGACCTTTTGTTACATCATAACTATCTGCTTTATGCCACGCTTTGATAAAAACATCTTGCATTATTTCTTCGGCAATGGCACTATCTTTAACAATGTTGTAGATAACACCATGCATGCTGTCTTTATACATATTGTAAAGTGACTCGAATGCTTTCTCGTCTTTTTGTTTAAATTTTGAAATTAAAATTTCTAATGACATAAAAAGTATTTATAATTAAGGCAAAAAAAAGCAGCTAAAAGTAGCTGCTTTATAGGCCTAATATAGACAAAAAATATTAGTTTTTTCTTAAAAAGGTATTGATTTCAATAGAAACATCTTCCCATGTTTTACTAACACCATCGGCGCCTTTATGTAAATCAAAACAAACTTTGTTTAAAATGCTTAAAGCACCCAAAGCGTCCCAGTCCTTTAATTCCATAGTCGCAGACATTGCTACTCGTCTTTCGTCCGTAATTTTCACGTCTAAAGGTAAGTCGTTAGTCACACCATTCATAGTAATAGAAGCAACGTATTTGTTGTCAACATATTTAATTGTTCCTTTAATAAATTCTGGATTTAACATTTCTCCAAAAAAGGAAGTTTTTAATTTTAAATCTCTGGCGTCATTATTTGTAAATAAGCCACTAATAGGAATAGAGAAACTTAAGTTGTTTAACGCGTCTTGCGGCGTGTCTCCTGCCTTTTCTTCAAAGTTTAAAGTATTAAACTGTCCTCCAACAGGGACTTTTTCTGTTGTTTTGTAAGCAGTCCATTTTACCGTCGTTCCCTCCGGTTTTACAACAAACTGTTCAGTTTTTGCTATAGGCTCCGTAGTTTCTGTTGTTTCTTTTTTAGCATCAGTCTTTTTAGTATCGTCTTTACAACTTACTGCAAAAACAAGTGATAATGCTAAAGCTAATTGTGTTATTTTTTTCATTTTAATATCTTTTTTTTTTCTTAATAATTATAAAGTTAAGTAGATAATTATCCATGTGCAAATTACGGACATTTAATCTAGAGTAAAGGTTTTTATTTCATCAATACTTTTAGTCATATTTATATTTTGTATCGTTTGATAATAAGGTTTAAAAGATGCATTAAAAAAGGTGTTTGTTTTGTCTAAAGCTGCTTTTAAATCTGTTTTAGCATGCTTTATTAATGTTTGCTCTGTCGTAGTTAAACCGTTTTGTCGTGATCCTACGTACCATGACGCCGTGCGTAATCTGTTATTAATGCTTACATCTAATGTTTTAGTTATTCCTTGTCTTTTATCTTGTTTTCCAATATAAATATCTAAAATGCTATCGATATCTTTAATAATGGTTTTAGAGGCCTTGATTTCTGCTTTATATTTGTCTTTGTCTAAAGCTGTTAATTCTGTTTTATATTTTTCAGCTAAGATTTTATTTTCAGCCAATTGCTTTGTGGCATCAGCAGCAATTTGGCGCATCTTTTGTAAATCTTTAAGTGCGATATAGACGTCATCTGTATTTTTAGTAGATACCTCTAATCTAGGATCTGAAGCTACAGTTATCATCGTTTCTGATGTTTGATCTCCGTATTCTAAAACGGCTTTATAGGTTCCTGGTTTTACAGAAACACCACCCGGCTCTCTTTTTTGTTTACGAATTGTTCTTGACGGTCTATCGCCACCTTTTTCATCCATATACCAAGTCCATTTATTTAGGCCTTTATCTTCAGGGACTTTACGTTTTAAGGTTCTAATTAATTTGTCTCCGTTGTATACTTTAAGTGAAATAGAATCCCATTTGATTTTGTTTTTAGTGTCTTCCGATTCTTCTTCCGTTTTATCATCATCATTTTCTTTTTTATCTTCTTTTATAACCTTTACAGGGGCAACTAAGTAGGTGAATTGTGCACCACGTCCTCTGTTTTCTCCATGAAACATAGCATCTGCACCAAATCGACTTCCTGTTGGTTGTTGGTAAGCCGCTTGATAAGCCGTAGGAGGTGAAAACAATTGTATTGTATTAGTAAGTACTTGTTTGTTTTTTGCAATAGCACGCAATGGTCTAATATCATCTAAGACCCAAGCAGCACGTCCAAAAGTACCTATTACTAAATCGTGTTCTCTTGGGTGGATTACTAAATCTTTTACGGATACCGTAGGGAAACCTTCAGTCCATTTAGTCCATTTGTTACCAGCATCAACT is drawn from Psychroserpens sp. NJDZ02 and contains these coding sequences:
- a CDS encoding YceI family protein; this translates as MKKITQLALALSLVFAVSCKDDTKKTDAKKETTETTEPIAKTEQFVVKPEGTTVKWTAYKTTEKVPVGGQFNTLNFEEKAGDTPQDALNNLSFSIPISGLFTNNDARDLKLKTSFFGEMLNPEFIKGTIKYVDNKYVASITMNGVTNDLPLDVKITDERRVAMSATMELKDWDALGALSILNKVCFDLHKGADGVSKTWEDVSIEINTFLRKN
- a CDS encoding RNA polymerase sigma factor, with translation MSLEILISKFKQKDEKAFESLYNMYKDSMHGVIYNIVKDSAIAEEIMQDVFIKAWHKADSYDVTKGRFFTWLINIARNAAIDKTRSKAFKNSNKNLNSDFFVDIIQSQDSLDNSTDAIGIKKFVDKLAKKCIEVIELLYFKGFTQKEASEELDMPIGTIKTRNRNCIKELREAVL